The genomic interval AAGTTATCGAGAAATTCTACGCGTGAGCTGGCTTCCAGAATCAAATCCCATCCTGCTGGCTCTGCTGGGCACAGGCTTCACCTGGTTTTTAACCGCGGTGGGCGCCGCTTTTGTGTTCTTTTTCAAATCCATCAAACCCTCCGTGATGGACACCATGTTGGGTTTTGCCGCCGGTGTGATGATTGCGGCAAGTTTTTGGTCTTTGTTGGCTCCAGCCATCGAACTGAGCGGTGGCAATCCCCTCCCGGCTGTAATCGGCTTTCTTTTGGGCGGCGCTTTTCTGCGTTTGATTGATGTTTTGTTGCCTCACATTCACAAAAAGGACGGCGAAGACCACCCCGAAGGTTTGAAAACCCCCTGGGGAAAATCCACCCTCATGTTTTTGGCGGTCACTCTTCACAATTTCCCTGAAGGTCTGGCTGTGGGTGTGGCTTTTGGAGCGGCGGCTTCCGAAATGCCTTCAGCCTCGATGGCTGGAGCGCTTGCGCTCACCTTGGGCATAGGCATTCAAAATCTGCCCGAAGGAGCGGCGCTTTCCATCCCGCTTCGCCGTGAAGGTATGTCGCGCGGGAAAAGCTTTTTCTGGGGTCAATTCTCCGGCATGGTGGAACCCTTGGGCGGCCTTTTGGGCGCTGCCATGGTAATGGTGGCTCAACCCGTTATGCCATATACACTTGCCTTCGCCGCTGGCGCCATGATTTTTGTGGTTGCGGAAGAAGTTATCCCCCAATCCCAAAGCGGTGAACACTCACATCTTGCCACGCTGGGCGTGATGCTGGGCT from Candidatus Cloacimonadota bacterium carries:
- a CDS encoding ZIP family metal transporter — its product is MSWLPESNPILLALLGTGFTWFLTAVGAAFVFFFKSIKPSVMDTMLGFAAGVMIAASFWSLLAPAIELSGGNPLPAVIGFLLGGAFLRLIDVLLPHIHKKDGEDHPEGLKTPWGKSTLMFLAVTLHNFPEGLAVGVAFGAAASEMPSASMAGALALTLGIGIQNLPEGAALSIPLRREGMSRGKSFFWGQFSGMVEPLGGLLGAAMVMVAQPVMPYTLAFAAGAMIFVVAEEVIPQSQSGEHSHLATLGVMLGFAVMMLLDVALG